The nucleotide sequence TCTTCCTCTGATTGAGGTGGGATGTCGGATTGAGCGACAGAGAGATCGGCAAGAGAGCTGACAGGTGCCTGTACGAACAACGTTAGGACAGCGGCCACCAGCAAAAAGCCACCGCCAACCACGACAGCCATCAGCCGATCGTCATGGAGTAGGTATTTCATCACCCAACCGAAGGCAAGGGAAACGCCGATTTCGGGCAGCACGATAAAGAAGTTAAAGATGCCCTGATAAATTCCACGCTGCTGCGTTGGAATTGCGTAAGTCAATATGGCGTAAGGAATAGACTGCGCGCTAGCCCAGGCCATGCCAAACCCCACCATCGATAGCAAGAGTAGCAAGGGCCGGTGAACGAACAGCAGCACCATTAAACTGAGGCCGCCGCAGACCAAACAAATGCTGTGAACAACTTTTCGGCTGATACGGCGAGTCAGGAGGGGGAGCAGGAATGAAAAGCCGATGCAAACTGCATTGAAGGCGGCAAAGCAGAGACCGGCCCACTCAATGCCCTCGTTATATAACGCCGAACTAATATCCTCTGCTCCGAAAATATTGTGGGCTACCGCTGGTGGAAAGTAGATAAAAAAGCAGAAAATCCCCAGCCAGGTAAACAGTTGCACTCGAGCGAGTTGCTGCATTGTGGTTGGCATGTCGCCTAGGGCGCGCCAAGTCTCTTGCAAGCTGTTCCAGAGACCGCCCCGCTCTTCTTGAAGCCGCTCGAATCGGTCCAAGTTCTTGGGCGGACGTTCGGGGGTAGTGACGATCGTCCACAAAATTGTGCTGAGAAACAATACGGCCCCGAGGTAAAACGACAGCTCGACGGTTAGTGGGACGCGTCGCACGGCGTTAGTAGCGGGATCGACAGAAAAGAAGTGGTTGAGGAGCCAAGGCATACTGGAGGCTGCGATCGCTCCTATCCCCACCATCACGCTCTGCATCGTAAACCCCTGCGTCCGCTGCTCTTTGGGCAATAGGTCGCCCACAAAAGCTCGAAACGGCACCATGCTCACGTTCGCACTTGTATCCAAGAGCCACAGCAGCCCCGCAGCCATCCACAATGCCGAGCAGCGCGGCATCGAGATCAGCGCAATGGATGCCAAAATGGCTCCCACTAGTAAATAGGGGCGTCTGCGCCCCAGCGGTCCCCAAGTGTAGTCGCTCAGGTTGCCCACAATAGGCTGCACCACCAATCCGGTTAGCGGTGCTGCCAACCACAAGATCGGAATTTCATCGGCCCCCGCACCCAAGTGCTCGAAAATGGAGCTCATATTGGCCATCTGCAAGCCCCAGCCAAATTGAATGCCCAGAAAACCAACATTCATATTCCACAGCTCGGAGAGAGCAAACTCTGGCTTGGGGGGAGTGCCCGCAGCCGTTTCGGTCGGCTGAGACTCAGTCAAGTCCGAATTCATGTCCGTCATGCTCTAAAGTTGCCCCAGTATTTGCAAAACCGTGTTGCTTCTATATGTTAGTTGCCTTGTTTGCTGCTAAGTTGCTAGCAAGCTTCTCCGCCCACCCACGTTACTACCATTTCACGGGCCAATTGCAAGAGGGGTGGATTCATCAAGGCAAACCTGTAGCGATTATAGACAGATGGCTCTCTCAAGCCGTACTGCACCCGAACCTTCGACTGACCAATCTTAGAGTATGGCGTCTTAGAATTATGGAGTCTTAGAATATGGAGTCTTAGAATATGGAGCTTAGCGGACTCGAACCGCTGACCCCTTCAATGCCATGGAAAATACCACCCAAGATTGCCCAAGATATAAAATACCTGCAAGCCCATATAGTGCAGTGGTTCAGCCGGGTTTCGTTCCTTTGCCAGCAAGGTGGGATGATAGCGTATAACGTACCCCAAGCGTACCAAAATGGCCTGACATCTATGTGGTTGGGTATGAGGTCAGCATAGATCGCAAGTGCAAAAAAGGGACGGTTTCAGAGGAGTCAATTCATGAATGTTCGAGATGACCAAACCCATCTAAGGGCGATCGAGAACTTCGCATCTGAACTCTCATCAAAATGGTCTGTGAAGTGCTTGCAACCGTTTATTGGGTAAGGGAGTGCGGAGGTTGGGCCCATGGGACTTTAGTTAGCGTCTCAAAACGGCCAACATGACATTGAAGCAATAAAAGTTTTATGGTAGCCTCAACAAGGCTTATACATAGACGTAGCCTGCCTTGGGCCTATTTCACAAAGAAGCCTTTCTGACTGGTAAAAAATAGCACTTTCAATTCTGTTCGCGTAAAATGATACGCAGGTAGTCCGATCTGACATGAGCAAGTCTAGCAAAATATCAGAAGCTTTTGATTTGGTATTGGCAAGCGATCCGCCAAACAAACGGCGCTCAGCTATTGTCGTCTTTAAGCCCCCTGAGTCCAATCTAATCACAACCGATCGCGCTTTCCGCAAGATAGCCGATCGAGTGAAGCTTTTTGAGCAGGCAAAACAAGAAAATAGACAAGTTTTCAACAACGTCTTGCAAGGCTATATGAGTGGGAAGCCCACACAGGCCCTAGAGGCCAGGAGAGGGGTACGCCATCGTATCGTGGGTAATGGCATATTGCCCCTTGCAACTCTTGATGTCAACAAGGACACCTTGAAGGTACTTGCGGCTCAAGACAGAGTTGTAGCAGTTATGCCCAATCAGCGTGTTAAGCTGCTGACTCCCGATGAACCTGACAATCTACTAAGTAAGTTTGAAAAAGATAATGAGTCAACTTGGGGAATTCAAGAGTTGGCTGTTAAAGAACTATGGGAACAAGCTGAAACCAAGGGTCGAGGAGTTAAGGTTGCCGTCCTAGATACAGGAGTTTATGGCGATCATCCTGCATTGCAGGGCAAAGTTTCAGACTTTACTATCATCGATTCCACAGGGCAGCGGCTAGAGCTACTGAATCAAAAGACCTTTGATTATCATCGTCACGGTACTCATATTTGTGGGACCATAGCTGGGGGGGAAACTTCTGATGGGGTTGCTATTGGAGTTGCACCAGGGGTCAATTTGGCTGTAGCTCAGATTCATTTCGGCGATCGCTCTTTCCTCAGTCATATTATTGACGGAATTGACTGGTCTATTGGGGTTGGTGCTGACATTATCAATATGTCAATAGGCATACAGTATTACGATGAAAAAATTGACAATCTTTTTCAGCTCTTAGTTGAACGTGGTATAGCTCCTATTGTTGCAATTGGCAACGAATCTCACGGTAGCACTAGTTGCCCTGGAAATGCTGGAAGTGTTCTAGGGATTGGTGCTTTGGAAAGGAAGAAGACTGGAGGAGTTGATGTTGCGCCCTACAGCGGAGGAAGTAGTATTGATACTCCTGGAGCGCTCTTGGAGCGGATTGTCAAGCCGGATGTAGTTGCTCCAGGCTCTAACGTCTACTCGTGTGTTCCACCCACCAGTGAGGCCAATGATGAAGAGTATCGATTGATGGACGGCACATCAATGGCTGCTCCCCATGTTGCGGGCGTGATGGCTATTCTGATGGCTTCTTGTCCTGAAAAGCCAGTGATAGAAATTTTCAAAGCAATACGTGAGACTGCAAGGCATCCACGAGGTAAAAAGCGTCGCCCAGATAATCGGTGGGGATATGGGGCAATCGAGCCCTTGGCAGCACTCAATGTGTTACAAGGAATGGAGGGGTGAATTAGAATGATTAAGATTAGTAAGGCTTATCTCCAAAAACTTGACGAATTAAAGTCTGGCGAGTTTTCACGAGCAATTGTGGATCTTTCACCAAAGTCACAGAATCAGCCTGCTCGTCGAATGGATCGTGAGGAGCGGCTTAGACTGGCAGATGAAACTCGCCAGCTTGCTGAGAGTGCCTTACCGGAAATAGATAAACAACTTTC is from Synechococcus sp. PCC 7336 and encodes:
- a CDS encoding MFS transporter, whose protein sequence is MTDMNSDLTESQPTETAAGTPPKPEFALSELWNMNVGFLGIQFGWGLQMANMSSIFEHLGAGADEIPILWLAAPLTGLVVQPIVGNLSDYTWGPLGRRRPYLLVGAILASIALISMPRCSALWMAAGLLWLLDTSANVSMVPFRAFVGDLLPKEQRTQGFTMQSVMVGIGAIAASSMPWLLNHFFSVDPATNAVRRVPLTVELSFYLGAVLFLSTILWTIVTTPERPPKNLDRFERLQEERGGLWNSLQETWRALGDMPTTMQQLARVQLFTWLGIFCFFIYFPPAVAHNIFGAEDISSALYNEGIEWAGLCFAAFNAVCIGFSFLLPLLTRRISRKVVHSICLVCGGLSLMVLLFVHRPLLLLLSMVGFGMAWASAQSIPYAILTYAIPTQQRGIYQGIFNFFIVLPEIGVSLAFGWVMKYLLHDDRLMAVVVGGGFLLVAAVLTLFVQAPVSSLADLSVAQSDIPPQSEEDREDTEEASDSPLPSSL
- a CDS encoding S8 family serine peptidase; the protein is MSKSSKISEAFDLVLASDPPNKRRSAIVVFKPPESNLITTDRAFRKIADRVKLFEQAKQENRQVFNNVLQGYMSGKPTQALEARRGVRHRIVGNGILPLATLDVNKDTLKVLAAQDRVVAVMPNQRVKLLTPDEPDNLLSKFEKDNESTWGIQELAVKELWEQAETKGRGVKVAVLDTGVYGDHPALQGKVSDFTIIDSTGQRLELLNQKTFDYHRHGTHICGTIAGGETSDGVAIGVAPGVNLAVAQIHFGDRSFLSHIIDGIDWSIGVGADIINMSIGIQYYDEKIDNLFQLLVERGIAPIVAIGNESHGSTSCPGNAGSVLGIGALERKKTGGVDVAPYSGGSSIDTPGALLERIVKPDVVAPGSNVYSCVPPTSEANDEEYRLMDGTSMAAPHVAGVMAILMASCPEKPVIEIFKAIRETARHPRGKKRRPDNRWGYGAIEPLAALNVLQGMEG